Proteins found in one Thermodesulfatator atlanticus DSM 21156 genomic segment:
- a CDS encoding type II secretion system F family protein produces the protein MRYKYVATTGDGLLKRGEIEAPELAEALEALRAQGLIPLEVKPTRRSLRLRIFASKKQEDLLLFTEQLERLLASGVSVDRALGILTRVFKATGKVFLAEITEDLKRKLEQGESLSTALAESGVFPEFYVSLVKAGEISGALPEVLADLCRYLREERNFRRELQSALLYPAFLVIFGLIAVQTVLVYILPRFGVIFDEIGVEPPLITRILLKVGSFWHDWGWLFLVALLALFFFLRWYVRKPEGRKKTEKILLRLPFFGPLFFLADMARTFRGLAVMVKGGVSIPQALSLAARIPSFHILKGFFLNAAQELKEGARLPRLFSHFPGNFDFVVNFISLGEETGDMAQAFEDMAFLCEEEVKVASKRFLTIIEPVTILFFGLLLGGMIISILLAIFDIRLGV, from the coding sequence ATGCGTTATAAATATGTTGCCACTACAGGAGACGGCCTTTTAAAGCGTGGCGAGATCGAAGCGCCAGAGCTTGCCGAGGCCCTTGAAGCCCTGCGCGCCCAGGGCCTTATTCCCCTGGAAGTAAAACCCACCAGACGAAGCCTTCGCCTAAGGATTTTTGCCTCTAAAAAACAAGAAGACCTGCTTCTTTTTACCGAACAACTGGAACGCCTGCTGGCTTCGGGAGTTTCGGTGGATAGGGCCCTTGGCATTCTGACCCGCGTCTTTAAAGCAACAGGCAAAGTCTTTCTTGCTGAAATAACCGAAGACTTAAAACGCAAGCTTGAGCAAGGGGAAAGCCTTTCCACAGCGCTTGCTGAAAGTGGAGTGTTTCCGGAATTTTACGTGAGCCTTGTAAAAGCCGGGGAGATAAGCGGTGCCCTGCCAGAGGTGCTAGCTGATCTCTGTCGGTATTTAAGAGAAGAACGCAACTTTCGCCGGGAGCTTCAGTCGGCCCTTCTTTATCCGGCTTTTCTGGTGATTTTTGGCCTTATCGCCGTGCAAACAGTGCTTGTTTATATCCTTCCGCGTTTTGGTGTTATTTTTGACGAAATAGGGGTAGAACCCCCTTTGATAACACGAATACTCTTAAAAGTGGGCTCATTTTGGCATGATTGGGGCTGGCTTTTTTTGGTTGCCCTGTTGGCGCTGTTTTTCTTCCTGAGGTGGTATGTAAGAAAACCTGAAGGCCGTAAAAAGACCGAAAAAATCCTTTTGCGGCTCCCTTTTTTTGGGCCTCTTTTCTTTTTGGCGGACATGGCGCGCACTTTCCGTGGCCTTGCCGTGATGGTAAAAGGCGGGGTCTCTATCCCTCAGGCCCTTTCACTTGCCGCGCGCATTCCCAGTTTTCACATTCTTAAGGGCTTTTTCCTGAACGCAGCCCAGGAATTAAAAGAAGGCGCACGCCTTCCGCGGCTTTTTTCCCATTTTCCCGGCAATTTTGATTTTGTGGTAAACTTTATAAGCCTTGGTGAGGAAACAGGCGATATGGCCCAGGCCTTTGAAGACATGGCTTTTCTTTGTGAAGAAGAAGTAAAAGTTGCCTCTAAGAGATTTCTCACCATAATCGAGCCGGTAACCATTCTCTTTTTCGGGCTTTTGCTTGGGGGTATGAT